One segment of Verrucomicrobiota bacterium DNA contains the following:
- a CDS encoding sulfite exporter TauE/SafE family protein, with product MAFLAAGVIKGTLGVGLPIAAVGLMTQFIDPRLAISLVVFPIMFSNIWQMFRAGEIKNTVIKYWIFAFVLAISLLVTTFYTARVAADVLVAFVGVVIILFSLMNLISTPPSIPEKVDRPSQLIGGLIAGVMGGFTAIWSPPIAAYLIARNTDKDEFVRATGFLFLIGSIPLSVGFWQNGLMTGPVAMVSAGMIIPTIAGFSIGEIIRRKLNPDRFKKLVLIFFLLIGLNLIRKAIAG from the coding sequence TTGGCGTTTCTTGCAGCTGGCGTAATCAAAGGCACTCTTGGCGTCGGCCTGCCCATCGCGGCGGTTGGATTGATGACACAATTCATCGACCCAAGGCTGGCAATTTCCCTTGTGGTGTTTCCGATTATGTTCTCAAACATTTGGCAAATGTTTCGCGCCGGTGAAATTAAGAACACCGTGATCAAATACTGGATCTTTGCGTTCGTATTGGCCATATCCCTGCTGGTCACAACCTTCTACACAGCCCGGGTTGCTGCGGATGTCCTGGTCGCATTCGTCGGTGTCGTTATTATCCTTTTTTCGCTGATGAATCTCATCTCAACACCGCCATCGATACCTGAAAAAGTTGACCGACCAAGCCAACTTATAGGTGGTCTGATAGCCGGGGTTATGGGCGGTTTTACAGCTATCTGGTCACCCCCTATCGCAGCCTACCTGATCGCCAGAAATACGGATAAAGATGAATTTGTTCGCGCCACTGGATTTCTTTTTCTGATTGGCAGCATTCCGCTGTCCGTAGGTTTCTGGCAAAACGGATTGATGACCGGACCGGTTGCGATGGTGTCGGCGGGCATGATAATCCCAACCATCGCCGGATTTTCAATCGGCGAAATCATACGAAGAAAACTGAACCCTGATCGATTTAAGAAGCTGGTATTGATTTTCTTTTTGCTGATTGGCCTGAACCTTATTCGCAAAGCGATAGCTGGCTGA
- a CDS encoding DUF4159 domain-containing protein gives MPKVTLSVFILACLAASLAVAQYGGRGEGDDRRSRYERSDQEDYRGGGRSRPRPLRSEFPVWEIKPGFEHDVFTFVRIQYDSYGSFGWWSRWDNDFPDGDWNFSFRLQEMTSLEVAMESKVMRFSDPELVNHPFCYMAGVGKIVLDEEEQIGMRNYLLNGGFVMMDDFWSPESIDNVMLEMRGVFPDREPIELTIDHPIFHNVYDLKKLPQVVDIRTWREGYLYEHRHGSSGGDEAPHFWAYFDDHGRMMALLCHNNDLGDGWEREGENHDYFLRFSEKMSYPMGINIITYALTH, from the coding sequence ATGCCCAAAGTTACCCTTTCCGTATTCATCCTTGCTTGCCTGGCTGCGAGCCTTGCCGTCGCACAATACGGTGGACGTGGTGAAGGGGATGACCGCAGGTCTCGCTACGAGAGATCAGACCAGGAGGATTATCGAGGTGGAGGTCGCAGTCGACCCAGGCCATTACGCAGCGAGTTTCCTGTCTGGGAAATTAAACCGGGATTTGAGCATGACGTTTTTACTTTCGTCCGGATTCAATATGATTCCTATGGCTCCTTTGGTTGGTGGAGTCGTTGGGATAATGATTTCCCCGACGGTGATTGGAACTTCTCGTTCCGACTCCAGGAAATGACCTCCCTCGAGGTTGCAATGGAGAGTAAGGTCATGCGATTTTCTGACCCCGAGCTGGTCAACCACCCGTTCTGTTATATGGCCGGAGTCGGAAAAATTGTCCTCGATGAAGAAGAACAAATCGGGATGAGAAACTACCTGCTCAATGGAGGTTTTGTGATGATGGATGACTTCTGGTCCCCGGAATCCATCGATAATGTCATGTTGGAAATGCGTGGCGTTTTCCCGGACCGTGAACCGATCGAACTGACCATCGATCATCCCATTTTCCATAACGTCTACGATTTGAAGAAGCTGCCGCAAGTCGTGGATATTCGTACCTGGCGCGAAGGCTATTTATATGAACACCGTCACGGAAGTTCCGGAGGTGACGAGGCTCCGCACTTCTGGGCTTATTTCGACGACCATGGTCGCATGATGGCCCTACTCTGCCACAACAACGACCTGGGCGACGGCTGGGAACGCGAAGGCGAAAACCACGATTACTTTTTGCGCTTCTCTGAAAAGATGTCCTACCCCATGGGCATCAATATTATAACCTATGCGTTGACGCATTAG
- a CDS encoding arylsulfatase has protein sequence MNKFFLLFSLCFLIFTFGYSAQNESLVKQGPPNIVLVIADDMGYSDLGCYGGEIETPNLDKLASNGVRFTNYYVHNMCWPTRASLLTSLYPNTALQTGGADGGLRANALLLPEALKEAGYKSYMTGKWHLSDPGQPHGPSAPHKRGFDRSYATYWGTTDFFAPADLNENGEDRTNEWKNNPDYYQTDSITDYSLKFLKEHDKDTPFFLYVAYNAAHWPLHAKPEDIEHYKGRFSAGWDKLRETRHARMKELGVVNPSWKLSPRNEEVPAWEDEEHKAWQERRMEVYAAQITCMDRNIGRIVQQLKESGEWENTIIIYQQDNGGCHVEYTPDRTGSWTKPFTTDGLNRPIRPGNLPHIMPGDQSTWQSYGYGWANVSNTPFRLYKQHDHEGGTRSPLIMSWPNGLGENLAGGISHELTHVNDLMPTLLDAAGANPHSRVGLLPFEGKSFLSVLNGAPENWQPQQELFWEHSKGKAVRVGDWKLVSENKKPWELYNITEDGTELNNLAAAMPNKVAELEKKHSDWNKRTNLGKKK, from the coding sequence ATGAATAAATTCTTTCTCCTTTTCAGTCTTTGCTTCCTCATCTTTACCTTCGGTTACTCCGCTCAGAACGAATCTTTAGTCAAACAAGGCCCACCTAATATCGTTTTGGTGATCGCAGACGATATGGGCTATTCGGATCTTGGATGTTACGGTGGAGAAATTGAAACACCGAACCTCGATAAATTGGCAAGCAACGGCGTACGTTTCACAAACTACTACGTGCACAATATGTGTTGGCCCACACGTGCCAGTTTGTTGACCAGCCTTTATCCCAACACTGCTTTACAAACCGGAGGAGCGGACGGAGGCCTGCGGGCAAACGCACTTCTTCTACCAGAAGCTTTAAAAGAAGCAGGCTACAAATCGTACATGACCGGCAAATGGCATTTGTCTGATCCGGGGCAACCTCATGGGCCAAGCGCACCCCACAAACGCGGATTTGATCGCTCCTACGCGACCTACTGGGGTACAACCGACTTTTTTGCACCGGCCGATCTCAACGAAAATGGCGAAGACCGGACAAACGAATGGAAAAACAACCCCGACTATTACCAAACGGATTCTATCACCGATTACTCCCTGAAATTTCTCAAAGAACACGACAAGGATACTCCCTTCTTTTTATACGTCGCTTACAATGCGGCCCACTGGCCCTTGCATGCAAAACCCGAAGACATCGAGCACTACAAAGGACGTTTCTCAGCGGGCTGGGATAAGTTGCGCGAAACGCGCCACGCGCGGATGAAAGAACTGGGAGTAGTAAATCCGTCCTGGAAGCTCTCTCCCCGCAATGAGGAAGTTCCCGCCTGGGAAGACGAAGAACACAAGGCGTGGCAGGAAAGACGCATGGAAGTATATGCGGCACAGATCACCTGCATGGATCGCAACATTGGTCGCATTGTTCAGCAGTTGAAGGAATCCGGAGAATGGGAAAATACCATTATCATTTACCAACAGGACAATGGCGGTTGCCACGTAGAATACACACCGGATCGCACGGGTTCCTGGACAAAACCGTTTACTACTGACGGACTCAATAGACCCATCAGACCTGGAAACTTACCACACATCATGCCTGGCGACCAGTCCACTTGGCAATCTTATGGCTACGGATGGGCCAATGTTTCCAACACACCTTTCCGCCTTTACAAACAACACGATCATGAGGGTGGTACCCGTTCGCCCTTGATCATGTCCTGGCCAAATGGTTTGGGCGAAAACCTGGCTGGTGGAATCAGTCACGAACTCACTCACGTCAACGATCTAATGCCTACCCTGCTCGATGCCGCCGGAGCCAACCCACACTCACGAGTTGGCCTCCTTCCTTTTGAAGGAAAATCTTTCCTTTCAGTCCTGAACGGCGCTCCCGAAAACTGGCAGCCACAACAAGAACTCTTTTGGGAACATAGCAAAGGAAAAGCAGTGCGAGTCGGAGATTGGAAGCTGGTTTCTGAAAATAAAAAACCATGGGAGCTTTACAACATCACTGAAGACGGCACCGAACTAAACAACCTCGCGGCGGCTATGCCAAACAAAGTTGCAGAGCTGGAGAAAAAACATAGCGATTGGAACAAACGGACCAATCTCGGTAAAAAGAAATAA
- a CDS encoding sulfatase-like hydrolase/transferase, producing MKFLNIPLILSISILTWSCKPAEKAVDRDESPSRPNIIFLLTDDQRDNTFGAMGHPFVITPNFDRLLSESVRFSNTYTAEPVCSPSRVSILTGMHERVHGVGFTSSYQLTEEQWERSYPALLRKAGYYTGFVGKIGIEYYTFKGQAAEKFDYWWGHDGWTKFLPKNYDSPSTTPYHHAKEDIITPIMGEALGAFLDSLPEENPFCLSVSFNVPHGSQTTSMYEGYEDWRMMARPANENPALQGTLIYDKLYRDIDIQIPEETETDPYRFIPKFIMDQDAGRRTSTYQYNYTRARNLEHHVRYYQTITGLDHIMGEFLNDLERRGLMDNTVIVYGSDHGLLMGEYGMGGKSLLYDLTSKIPCFVYDSRLPKSKRGRQVEKLVSSLDFTKTILDYAGVEALEFMDGQSLRPLVHDEEVPWRDELFLEILYTGRDNPFQEGIRIGNWKYIRMFDGVNKYKESDVDFADRKPEFEMLFDLATDPGEMNNLIKDMGDTKLLETFRQKTAAYSISLNETREKYKAVVETQSR from the coding sequence ATGAAATTCCTAAATATTCCCCTGATTCTAAGTATTTCAATTCTGACATGGAGTTGTAAACCGGCTGAAAAAGCAGTCGATCGAGACGAGAGCCCATCCCGCCCCAATATCATCTTTCTCCTGACCGATGACCAGCGCGACAATACCTTTGGAGCGATGGGGCATCCATTTGTCATAACACCCAATTTCGATCGGCTCCTTAGCGAGTCTGTCCGGTTCAGCAATACCTACACTGCCGAGCCGGTTTGCTCACCGAGTCGCGTATCGATACTTACCGGGATGCATGAGCGTGTCCATGGAGTCGGCTTTACTTCTTCCTATCAGTTGACCGAAGAGCAGTGGGAGCGATCCTATCCTGCCCTCTTACGCAAAGCCGGCTACTACACAGGTTTTGTTGGGAAAATCGGTATCGAATATTACACATTTAAAGGGCAGGCGGCCGAGAAGTTTGACTACTGGTGGGGTCACGATGGCTGGACCAAGTTTCTACCGAAGAATTACGACAGTCCAAGTACGACACCCTACCACCATGCAAAAGAGGATATCATCACTCCTATCATGGGGGAAGCTTTGGGAGCATTTCTCGATAGCCTTCCAGAAGAAAACCCCTTTTGCCTGTCGGTCAGTTTTAATGTGCCGCATGGTTCCCAGACGACCAGCATGTACGAAGGTTATGAAGATTGGAGAATGATGGCCCGACCTGCGAATGAGAATCCAGCCCTTCAGGGGACACTCATCTATGACAAGCTGTATCGCGATATCGACATCCAGATTCCGGAAGAAACAGAAACCGACCCCTACCGCTTTATTCCAAAATTCATCATGGATCAGGATGCTGGCCGTAGAACCAGCACCTACCAATACAACTATACTCGCGCCCGGAACCTGGAACACCATGTCCGATACTACCAAACTATAACGGGTCTGGATCACATCATGGGCGAGTTTTTAAACGACCTCGAAAGACGTGGATTAATGGACAACACCGTGATTGTTTACGGAAGCGACCACGGCCTGCTCATGGGGGAATATGGAATGGGTGGTAAGTCGCTGCTGTATGATCTAACCTCAAAGATCCCTTGCTTTGTGTATGATTCCAGGCTGCCCAAGTCGAAACGTGGCCGGCAAGTCGAAAAACTGGTTTCGAGTCTCGACTTTACAAAGACCATCCTGGATTACGCTGGGGTGGAAGCCCTTGAATTCATGGACGGCCAAAGCCTGCGTCCTCTTGTCCACGACGAAGAAGTACCGTGGAGAGATGAACTCTTTCTAGAGATCCTTTACACCGGACGAGACAACCCATTCCAGGAAGGAATTCGGATCGGCAACTGGAAATACATCCGCATGTTTGACGGCGTTAATAAGTATAAGGAGTCGGACGTCGATTTTGCAGATCGGAAACCGGAGTTCGAAATGCTGTTCGACCTGGCCACTGACCCAGGTGAAATGAACAACCTCATTAAGGACATGGGGGACACAAAACTGCTCGAAACCTTTCGCCAAAAAACAGCTGCCTATTCCATTTCTCTGAATGAAACGCGTGAAAAATATAAAGCGGTTGTCGAGACTCAGAGCAGGTAA
- a CDS encoding RidA family protein, with product MNRKSINPWDWGLQFSMNQAEIVTNISRHLICSGQVSLRPDPQSEMGVSVVAPNDIRGQMEFALANVEAVLNKANMDRKNILSLRFFTTDIDGFLANYDVYSMWISDAGIRPPQSLLGVERLILPELVIEIEVTAGD from the coding sequence ATGAATCGTAAATCTATAAATCCTTGGGATTGGGGCCTGCAATTCAGCATGAACCAGGCAGAAATTGTAACCAACATTTCGCGCCATCTAATCTGCTCAGGCCAAGTCTCGCTAAGACCGGATCCGCAATCGGAAATGGGCGTATCTGTAGTAGCTCCGAATGACATTCGAGGACAGATGGAATTCGCACTGGCAAACGTGGAGGCCGTTCTCAACAAGGCTAACATGGATCGAAAGAACATCCTGAGTCTCCGTTTCTTTACGACGGACATTGATGGATTTCTTGCAAATTATGACGTGTATTCCATGTGGATTTCAGACGCAGGAATTCGACCTCCTCAATCGTTGTTGGGCGTGGAACGTCTTATCCTTCCTGAATTGGTTATTGAAATTGAGGTGACTGCTGGTGATTAG
- a CDS encoding sulfatase-like hydrolase/transferase, with protein MTRINTRILATVAILLGLFCTSNGQAEINKPNIIFVLVDDLGWGDLGVFYQNSRDQNRKHATPMLDKFAAEGMQLRQHYCPAPVCAPSRASLLSGRHQGHEPIRDNQFDKDLADSHTLGTVLKTAGYRTAMVGKYGLPGGDREKYDLDEWIAYPTERGFDEFFGYVKHRDGHAQYPAHAYERGDSDLHRTPKPVFHNRQKLLDELKGCYTTDLFTAFAKNWIVEHRENNPIQPFFLYLAHSTPHAALHTPSTAYPEGGGLKGGIQWIGKPGHMINTAGEPIDSWIHPDYADQMWTEVEKRFATMVRRIDSSIADLVQTLKDLNIDRETIVIFSSDNGPHEESYLEGLEYAPNSFGSYGPFQGIKRDVSEGGIRMPTLVRWPGQVPSGAINQTPSQFHDWLPTLANISGLPAPAISDGVSLLPFLTGQGTVQESTIYVEYFNSQDTPSYPEFSPHYRNRPRKQQQVVFIDGFKGIRVDIKSHEDQFEIYDLSKDPREIHNLANTNDYFESLGQRMKDRVLQIRRSNESAPRPYDDAMVPGIAVGNFDDQVKWSVYEGSFPWVPQTVDLKPSKTGTSTKVDLGVRTRDKDIAVEFTGYLKINESGEYTITVDSDSGAIFRLHDAVVVDNESVINGIRETSGKILLEKGVHPYTLRYSRKSGGKPALNFSYEKQ; from the coding sequence ATGACACGTATCAACACTCGAATCCTCGCAACAGTCGCCATTTTGTTAGGTCTTTTTTGCACAAGCAACGGGCAGGCGGAAATAAACAAACCGAACATCATTTTTGTATTGGTCGATGATTTAGGGTGGGGCGATCTGGGTGTATTTTACCAGAACTCAAGGGATCAAAACCGCAAACATGCCACGCCGATGCTTGATAAGTTTGCCGCTGAAGGCATGCAACTCAGACAACATTATTGCCCAGCTCCGGTTTGTGCGCCTTCAAGGGCGTCACTACTATCCGGCCGACATCAGGGACACGAACCGATTCGTGACAATCAATTCGACAAAGACCTCGCCGACTCCCACACCCTCGGGACGGTTCTAAAAACCGCAGGCTATCGAACTGCCATGGTCGGTAAATACGGACTACCCGGAGGTGACAGGGAAAAATATGATTTAGATGAGTGGATCGCCTATCCCACCGAGCGAGGGTTTGATGAGTTTTTTGGTTATGTAAAACACCGGGATGGGCACGCCCAATACCCGGCACATGCCTATGAACGCGGAGATTCCGATTTGCACCGCACACCCAAGCCGGTTTTTCATAACCGGCAAAAACTTCTCGACGAACTAAAGGGTTGTTATACCACAGATCTCTTTACTGCTTTTGCTAAAAACTGGATCGTTGAGCACCGTGAAAACAACCCGATTCAACCCTTCTTTCTTTACCTCGCTCACAGCACACCTCACGCAGCCTTGCATACACCCTCTACCGCCTACCCCGAAGGCGGCGGCTTGAAAGGAGGCATCCAGTGGATCGGTAAACCCGGCCATATGATCAACACCGCCGGCGAACCTATCGATTCCTGGATACACCCGGATTACGCAGACCAAATGTGGACAGAAGTTGAAAAACGTTTTGCGACAATGGTCCGACGGATCGACTCAAGCATTGCTGATCTGGTTCAGACGCTCAAGGACCTGAACATCGACCGTGAGACGATAGTTATCTTTTCAAGCGATAACGGGCCTCACGAAGAAAGTTATCTCGAAGGGCTGGAATACGCGCCAAACTCCTTTGGGTCATACGGACCTTTTCAAGGAATAAAACGAGACGTATCGGAAGGCGGAATACGCATGCCCACACTCGTTCGCTGGCCGGGGCAGGTCCCGTCGGGAGCGATAAACCAAACACCTTCCCAGTTCCACGACTGGCTTCCGACCCTGGCCAATATTTCAGGTCTTCCAGCCCCGGCCATTTCAGATGGAGTTTCTCTTCTCCCTTTTTTAACCGGACAAGGAACCGTTCAGGAAAGCACCATCTACGTAGAGTATTTCAACAGCCAGGACACGCCGTCCTATCCGGAGTTTTCTCCTCATTACCGGAACAGACCTCGCAAGCAGCAACAGGTAGTTTTCATAGATGGATTCAAAGGCATAAGGGTAGACATTAAAAGCCATGAAGACCAGTTCGAGATCTACGACCTGAGTAAAGACCCACGGGAAATTCATAACCTCGCGAACACAAACGACTACTTCGAATCCCTGGGTCAACGGATGAAAGATCGCGTACTTCAAATCCGAAGATCCAATGAAAGTGCGCCTCGCCCTTACGATGACGCGATGGTCCCTGGAATCGCAGTGGGCAACTTTGACGACCAGGTCAAGTGGAGCGTTTATGAAGGCAGCTTTCCATGGGTCCCACAGACAGTGGATCTCAAACCATCGAAGACAGGAACTTCCACGAAAGTAGACCTGGGTGTACGGACCCGGGACAAGGACATCGCCGTTGAATTTACGGGCTACCTGAAAATCAATGAATCAGGAGAATACACCATCACTGTTGACTCCGATTCAGGTGCGATATTCCGCCTTCACGATGCGGTGGTGGTAGACAATGAATCGGTCATAAACGGAATACGGGAAACAAGCGGGAAGATTCTCCTGGAGAAAGGCGTTCATCCCTACACCTTGAGGTATAGCCGAAAATCGGGCGGTAAGCCTGCCCTGAATTTTTCCTATGAGAAACAATAG